The following proteins come from a genomic window of Pirellula staleyi DSM 6068:
- a CDS encoding GTP-binding protein, with amino-acid sequence MSLRPFQGILLLVTLAAVGALLVWLPPTVMDHYERAQSLSPPWNYLYLGAMGLGAALLLGTLGTVIWKLVRNTTQKKSARAAAEKNPSQLSVSEKESQVAGNLAAVSELAADASVDPAVKEQLDKLVQNVEQKQAAEVLEIVAFGSISSGKSSLLNALAGRDIFSTDPRGGTTLVRQEVPWPGDDRVLLVDTPGLAEVDGDERLIVTAASARNADLVLLVVDGPLRNHEHALLVRLKAMEKRVIVCLNKQDWYAPADRAKLAGQLAEQLQGITTAADVVTVTSQNVVRTRTRLLAGGGEKEETYEQPADIDELARRLEKVVARDGKELLLANLLLRSRGLVEEARERVRLALDKRAWQIVDQHMWGAGAAAAVAPMALDLVVGSAISLKMVVEIARVYRQPIDMSAASRLLAELGKNLIAILGVNAAAPAVTSAVASMLKSIPLAGTLAGGVLQGVVQALVTRWIGAVFIVYFRNEMQFPAGGLANVARREWDRLTTPAELWSLLTKARDYFSGTKRPQDDADS; translated from the coding sequence ATGTCGCTCCGACCGTTCCAAGGAATCCTGCTGCTGGTGACGCTCGCGGCAGTTGGAGCGCTGCTGGTGTGGCTGCCGCCGACAGTGATGGACCACTACGAGCGGGCGCAAAGCCTGTCGCCACCTTGGAACTACCTCTATCTCGGCGCGATGGGCCTGGGGGCAGCATTGCTGCTGGGGACCCTGGGGACGGTGATCTGGAAACTGGTTCGCAACACCACGCAAAAGAAGTCGGCACGGGCGGCAGCGGAAAAGAACCCCAGCCAGCTGAGTGTGAGTGAAAAAGAGTCGCAAGTGGCGGGAAATCTAGCCGCTGTCTCGGAACTGGCGGCCGACGCCTCGGTCGACCCAGCCGTCAAAGAGCAACTCGACAAGCTGGTGCAAAATGTCGAGCAAAAGCAAGCGGCCGAGGTGCTCGAAATCGTCGCCTTCGGCAGCATTTCCAGTGGCAAAAGTTCGCTCCTCAATGCGCTGGCGGGCCGCGATATTTTTTCGACCGATCCGCGCGGTGGAACGACACTCGTGCGGCAAGAGGTCCCCTGGCCAGGAGACGACCGCGTGCTGCTGGTCGATACGCCGGGCCTGGCCGAGGTCGATGGAGACGAGCGGCTGATCGTCACAGCAGCGTCGGCACGCAATGCCGACTTGGTTCTGCTGGTGGTCGATGGTCCGCTGCGGAATCACGAGCACGCGCTGCTGGTGCGGCTCAAGGCGATGGAAAAGCGCGTGATTGTTTGTCTGAACAAGCAGGACTGGTATGCACCCGCCGATCGCGCGAAACTCGCCGGGCAACTAGCCGAGCAACTGCAAGGAATTACGACCGCCGCCGATGTGGTGACCGTGACCTCGCAAAACGTCGTACGAACCCGCACCCGGCTGCTCGCCGGTGGCGGCGAAAAAGAAGAGACCTACGAACAGCCTGCCGATATCGACGAACTCGCGCGACGGCTCGAGAAAGTTGTCGCCCGCGACGGGAAAGAACTGCTGCTGGCCAACTTGCTGCTCCGCTCGCGGGGCCTTGTCGAAGAAGCGCGCGAGCGTGTTCGCCTAGCGCTCGACAAGCGTGCCTGGCAAATCGTCGACCAGCATATGTGGGGCGCTGGTGCCGCTGCTGCTGTCGCGCCGATGGCGCTCGATTTGGTGGTGGGCTCGGCCATTTCGCTGAAAATGGTGGTCGAGATTGCGCGCGTTTATCGACAGCCGATCGATATGTCGGCCGCATCGCGACTTCTCGCAGAACTAGGCAAGAACCTGATTGCGATTCTTGGGGTGAATGCTGCAGCTCCAGCGGTCACATCGGCTGTCGCGAGTATGCTCAAATCGATTCCACTCGCAGGAACACTCGCGGGCGGTGTGCTGCAAGGTGTTGTGCAAGCGCTGGTGACGCGCTGGATCGGAGCAGTGTTCATCGTCTACTTCCGCAACGAGATGCAGTTCCCGGCCGGTGGACTCGCCAACGTAGCGCGGCGCGAATGGGATCGACTCACCACTCCCGCCGAGCTCTGGAGTTTGCTGACGAAAGCCCGCGACTATTTCTCGGGAACAAAACGTCCCCAAGACGATGCCGATAGCTGA
- a CDS encoding acyl-[ACP]--phospholipid O-acyltransferase encodes MTKPPASDNQPATSPVLVPSAEAETNQELVGQYGLGSIAFLSLLVTQFLTAVNDNIFRWLVIGVAKQYVKEEEISYVLVGGTAGFVLPYLVLASPAGYLADRFSKSSVIFVCKVAEIVIMALGVGAIALGHANETWAFYSIFAVVSLMGAQSALFAPARAGSLPEVLRPELLSKANGFFGLATVIATVIGMIVGCKVSDYTVPKGLEHLWVTAAVLIGVAVVGTITAWPLKKLPAGAPWRKFPWDFPVQTYRDLRTLASNLPMLRVAVGILFFYAIGSLAQLNIDQLATEGGANAESDKVPLLLALIAGVCVGNVLAGYWSGDHVELGILPLGAAGIALSSLLFCTVPVDLFQENVAISGGVIWAMVLLVTLGISAGLFCVPLEAYLQHRSERASRGSILSASNFLTFSGICLSSILYAVLRIPFWSTAEGTKSELFSPQSVFLLCGLLTIGVFFYIVLLLPQATVRFMMWLLASTIYRITIKGRHNLPATGGALLAPNHITWIDGLLLMLTSSRPIRMVAYAPNIENPWVKRLADMFGVIPIHPARPKTIVQAFRTAREALANGELVCIFPEGGLTRSGQVQAFRPGTMKILDGVDVPVIPVYFDGLWGSIFSFEAGKFFWKWPRRIPYPMSIHFGPPIAAAQDMHAIRQAVLALGSQATKERSAAMLSPTRWMIRQCKARKKTSKIADSMGGDLTGGELLARALVLRRLLRRGVLANDEKIVGVLLPPSTGGMVVNMALALDKRVSANLNYTVTSDVMNACIAQAKIKHILTSRKFIDKLGEFKLDAEFVYLEDFATKPTLLDKIAAGLAAYVLPTWWVESSLGLQSIKPDDVLTIIFTSGSTGTPKGVMLTHQNIGSNVEAIDQVVRLKSSDVLVGILPFFHSFGYTVTLWGVAALNIKGIYHYSPLDAKQIGKLTKKHGGTLLLSTPTFMRTYLRRCEKDEFATLDVVVCGAEKLPKELADAYEEKFGVRPVEGYGTTELSPLVSVNIPPTRRADNFQTDCKEGSVGRTVPGVSAKVLHPETGEVCKAGEPGMLWIGGPNVMKGYLDQPELTNKVVKEGWYQTGDIAYLDDEGFIFITGRLSRFSKIGGEMVPHIKIEESLIQLLGEGEDEKPRIAVTSVSDERKGERLIVLHTQLPKTTDELRKGLSELGLPNLFIPGADGFLLVDELPVLGTGKLDLKAMKSLAEKLTAEEA; translated from the coding sequence ATGACTAAGCCGCCCGCGAGCGACAACCAACCCGCCACCTCCCCTGTCCTAGTCCCATCGGCCGAGGCTGAGACCAATCAGGAACTCGTGGGCCAGTATGGCCTTGGGTCGATTGCGTTCCTCAGTCTGCTCGTCACGCAGTTCCTCACGGCGGTGAACGATAACATCTTCCGCTGGCTGGTGATCGGCGTCGCTAAGCAGTACGTCAAGGAAGAGGAGATCAGCTACGTTCTCGTCGGAGGGACCGCTGGCTTTGTCCTCCCCTATCTCGTGCTTGCTTCACCAGCGGGCTATTTGGCCGATCGATTCAGCAAGAGCTCGGTTATTTTCGTCTGCAAAGTGGCCGAAATTGTGATCATGGCGCTCGGCGTCGGCGCAATTGCCCTGGGGCACGCCAATGAAACCTGGGCGTTCTATTCGATCTTCGCGGTCGTCTCGCTGATGGGTGCCCAGAGCGCCCTGTTTGCGCCGGCACGTGCCGGTAGCTTGCCCGAAGTGCTACGTCCCGAGTTGCTCTCGAAGGCAAATGGTTTTTTTGGTCTTGCGACGGTGATCGCGACGGTCATCGGAATGATCGTCGGCTGTAAAGTCTCCGACTACACCGTTCCCAAGGGGCTCGAGCATTTGTGGGTCACAGCAGCCGTGCTGATCGGAGTGGCTGTGGTCGGAACCATCACCGCTTGGCCCCTGAAGAAATTGCCCGCAGGCGCTCCGTGGCGCAAGTTCCCTTGGGACTTTCCCGTTCAAACCTATCGCGATTTGCGGACACTCGCCTCGAACTTGCCGATGCTGCGGGTCGCGGTGGGCATTCTGTTTTTCTACGCCATCGGGTCCCTCGCGCAGCTGAACATCGACCAGCTTGCCACCGAAGGTGGCGCCAATGCCGAAAGTGACAAGGTGCCGCTCCTGCTCGCGCTCATCGCCGGTGTTTGCGTCGGCAATGTGCTGGCTGGCTATTGGTCGGGCGATCATGTCGAACTCGGCATCCTGCCGCTCGGTGCCGCTGGCATCGCGCTCAGCTCGCTCCTGTTCTGCACCGTGCCAGTCGACCTGTTTCAGGAGAACGTCGCGATCTCCGGTGGGGTGATCTGGGCGATGGTGCTGCTGGTGACGCTCGGCATCAGCGCGGGGCTGTTTTGTGTCCCGCTCGAAGCCTATTTGCAGCATCGCAGCGAGCGCGCCTCGCGCGGTTCGATCCTCTCGGCCTCGAATTTTTTAACCTTTAGTGGGATCTGTTTGTCGTCGATCCTCTACGCCGTGCTCCGCATCCCATTTTGGTCGACAGCCGAGGGAACAAAGTCGGAACTCTTCTCCCCTCAGAGCGTGTTCCTGCTGTGCGGTCTGCTCACCATCGGGGTCTTCTTCTACATCGTGCTGCTCCTGCCGCAGGCGACAGTCCGATTCATGATGTGGCTGCTGGCGAGCACCATCTATCGCATCACGATCAAAGGTCGCCACAATTTGCCTGCCACCGGTGGCGCTCTCCTTGCGCCGAACCATATCACCTGGATCGATGGCCTGCTATTGATGCTCACCAGCTCGCGCCCAATTCGCATGGTGGCCTACGCGCCGAACATCGAGAATCCGTGGGTGAAACGACTCGCCGACATGTTTGGCGTCATTCCGATTCACCCAGCCCGACCCAAAACGATTGTGCAGGCCTTTCGAACCGCGCGCGAGGCGCTGGCAAATGGCGAGCTCGTCTGCATTTTCCCCGAAGGTGGCCTCACTCGCTCGGGACAAGTGCAAGCGTTTCGCCCCGGCACGATGAAGATCCTCGATGGGGTCGATGTGCCGGTCATCCCGGTCTATTTCGATGGGCTGTGGGGGAGTATTTTCAGCTTCGAGGCAGGCAAGTTCTTTTGGAAATGGCCTCGCCGCATACCGTATCCGATGAGTATTCACTTTGGACCGCCGATCGCAGCCGCGCAAGATATGCATGCGATTCGACAGGCCGTTCTCGCCCTTGGAAGTCAGGCAACGAAGGAGCGCTCCGCAGCTATGCTCTCGCCCACCCGCTGGATGATTCGTCAATGCAAGGCACGTAAGAAGACTTCCAAAATCGCCGACTCCATGGGGGGCGATCTCACCGGCGGCGAGCTGCTGGCTCGCGCCCTGGTGCTGCGCCGCTTGCTGCGCCGTGGTGTGCTGGCAAACGACGAAAAAATCGTCGGCGTTCTGCTGCCACCCTCCACCGGCGGCATGGTCGTCAACATGGCCCTTGCGCTCGATAAACGGGTCAGCGCCAATCTGAACTACACCGTCACCAGCGACGTGATGAATGCCTGCATTGCGCAGGCCAAGATCAAGCACATCCTGACGAGTCGCAAGTTCATCGACAAACTGGGGGAGTTCAAGCTCGATGCCGAATTTGTCTACCTCGAAGACTTCGCCACGAAACCGACCCTCCTCGACAAGATCGCTGCAGGACTAGCCGCCTACGTTCTGCCGACCTGGTGGGTCGAATCGTCCCTCGGTCTCCAAAGCATCAAGCCCGACGATGTGCTCACCATCATCTTCACCTCTGGTAGCACCGGCACACCCAAGGGGGTGATGCTGACACATCAGAACATCGGTTCCAACGTCGAAGCGATCGACCAAGTGGTGCGGCTGAAGTCGTCCGATGTCCTCGTCGGAATCCTGCCGTTCTTCCATTCGTTTGGCTACACCGTCACGCTATGGGGTGTCGCGGCCCTCAACATCAAGGGGATCTATCACTACAGTCCGCTCGATGCCAAGCAGATTGGCAAGCTGACGAAAAAGCATGGGGGCACACTTCTACTGTCGACCCCGACGTTCATGCGCACCTACTTGCGCCGCTGCGAGAAAGACGAATTCGCCACGCTCGACGTCGTGGTTTGCGGGGCCGAAAAGCTGCCGAAAGAGCTCGCCGATGCGTACGAAGAAAAGTTTGGCGTCCGTCCTGTGGAAGGCTACGGCACCACCGAGCTTTCGCCCCTGGTGAGTGTGAACATTCCGCCGACACGTCGCGCCGACAATTTCCAAACCGACTGCAAAGAAGGTTCCGTGGGACGCACCGTTCCCGGAGTCTCGGCCAAAGTGCTCCACCCCGAAACCGGCGAAGTGTGCAAAGCAGGCGAGCCCGGCATGCTCTGGATCGGCGGGCCAAACGTCATGAAGGGGTATCTCGACCAGCCCGAACTCACTAATAAGGTGGTGAAAGAAGGCTGGTATCAAACAGGGGATATCGCCTACCTCGACGACGAAGGGTTCATCTTCATCACCGGCCGGCTGAGTCGTTTTTCGAAGATCGGCGGCGAAATGGTGCCGCATATCAAAATCGAAGAGTCGCTCATTCAGCTACTCGGCGAAGGGGAGGACGAAAAGCCGCGCATCGCCGTCACTTCGGTCTCCGACGAGCGCAAAGGCGAGCGGCTGATTGTGCTCCACACACAGCTTCCCAAAACGACCGACGAACTCCGCAAGGGACTTTCGGAACTCGGCCTGCCGAACCTCTTCATCCCCGGCGCCGACGGCTTTCTGCTCGTGGACGAACTCCCCGTGCTCGGCACCGGTAAACTCGACCTCAAAGCGATGAAATCCCTCGCCGAAAAGCTAACTGCCGAAGAGGCGTAA
- a CDS encoding antibiotic biosynthesis monooxygenase, with the protein MNHEIRPPARYAVIFTSQRTATGHAEYAAMAERMEHLARLMPGFVDVESVRGNDGLGITISYWTDLAAIKAWRDEAEHREAQMRGRSEWYRWYHLRICEIASEVKFSPES; encoded by the coding sequence ATGAACCACGAGATTCGCCCACCGGCCCGCTATGCCGTCATCTTTACATCGCAGCGAACAGCTACAGGTCATGCCGAGTACGCTGCGATGGCCGAGCGGATGGAACATCTCGCGCGGCTGATGCCCGGCTTTGTCGATGTCGAAAGTGTGCGCGGCAACGATGGGCTGGGAATCACCATCTCGTACTGGACCGATCTCGCCGCCATCAAGGCTTGGCGCGACGAGGCTGAACATCGCGAAGCCCAGATGCGGGGCCGCAGCGAGTGGTATCGCTGGTATCACCTGCGAATCTGCGAAATCGCCAGCGAAGTGAAATTTTCGCCGGAGTCCTAA
- the bcp gene encoding thioredoxin-dependent thiol peroxidase, translating to MSEWLEEGAKAPAFTLVADDGKKVKLADFKGKPVVLYFYPKDDTPGCTKEACAFRDKAADLKKLGAVVLGVSPDDAASHGKFRDKFNLNFPLLADPDHAVAEKFGAWREKNMYGKKSMGIARSTFIIGGDGVIKKVWKAVKVDGHDEQVLAALQELA from the coding sequence ATGAGCGAGTGGCTGGAAGAAGGCGCCAAAGCGCCGGCATTTACTTTGGTCGCCGACGATGGCAAAAAAGTGAAACTGGCTGATTTCAAAGGGAAACCAGTCGTTTTGTACTTCTACCCCAAAGACGACACCCCCGGCTGCACCAAGGAAGCCTGTGCGTTTCGCGACAAGGCAGCCGACCTCAAGAAGCTCGGCGCGGTGGTGCTGGGCGTCAGCCCCGACGATGCCGCCAGCCACGGTAAGTTCCGGGACAAATTCAACTTAAACTTCCCGCTGCTGGCCGATCCCGATCACGCCGTCGCCGAAAAATTCGGAGCCTGGCGTGAAAAGAATATGTACGGCAAAAAGTCGATGGGAATCGCTCGCAGCACCTTCATCATCGGCGGCGATGGTGTGATTAAGAAGGTGTGGAAAGCGGTCAAAGTCGACGGCCACGACGAGCAAGTTCTGGCCGCGCTTCAGGAACTCGCCTAA
- a CDS encoding aldose epimerase family protein → MLRFFSPFGISVGVLILGTLLLVSSTFAPALAADDSSSPATKKSMSIAKHSIGKTKDGTPMEMYSLDNGSGLRVKLINYGATVVSVESPDREGKFTNLTLSFESPTGYLERHPYFGSTVGRYCNRIAKGKFKLDGAEYTLAVNNGPNHLHGGLKAFDAVVWNAEEVKTDSSVGIKFSYTSKDGEEGYPGNLRAQVTYSVTKDNELRMEYEATTDKATVVNLTNHCYWNLGGAGSGQILDHHLQIEADKFLPVDAGGIPTGELAPVKGTAMDFTKTEKIGARIDELKKEPHTTKGYDHCYVLRNQDAKLALAATVKDPKSGRVMTISTTEPGIQLYCGNFLDGSEGGGGFKQHEAFCLETQHYPDSPNQPAFPSTVLKPGAKYQSTTVHQFSVEK, encoded by the coding sequence ATGTTGCGATTTTTCAGTCCATTTGGCATCTCTGTCGGCGTCCTCATCCTCGGCACGCTGCTACTGGTTAGTAGCACCTTCGCGCCAGCACTGGCAGCCGACGATTCCTCCTCTCCTGCAACTAAGAAATCCATGAGCATCGCAAAGCATTCGATTGGCAAAACCAAAGATGGCACCCCGATGGAGATGTACTCGCTCGACAATGGGAGCGGTCTGCGCGTCAAGCTGATTAACTACGGCGCAACTGTGGTGAGTGTCGAATCGCCCGATCGCGAGGGGAAGTTCACCAACCTCACCCTTTCCTTTGAATCGCCAACAGGCTATCTCGAGCGTCATCCTTATTTTGGCAGCACCGTCGGTCGCTACTGCAATCGCATTGCCAAAGGAAAGTTCAAACTCGACGGCGCGGAGTACACCCTGGCCGTGAACAATGGCCCGAATCACTTGCACGGTGGTCTTAAGGCCTTCGATGCAGTGGTGTGGAACGCGGAAGAAGTGAAGACCGACAGCAGCGTCGGGATCAAGTTCAGCTACACCAGCAAGGATGGAGAGGAAGGCTATCCCGGCAACCTTCGGGCCCAAGTCACCTACAGTGTGACCAAAGACAACGAACTTCGGATGGAGTACGAAGCTACCACCGACAAAGCGACGGTCGTGAACCTCACGAATCACTGCTACTGGAATCTCGGCGGAGCAGGAAGTGGACAGATTCTCGATCATCACTTACAGATCGAGGCCGACAAATTTCTGCCTGTCGATGCAGGTGGCATTCCCACCGGCGAACTCGCCCCGGTGAAGGGAACCGCGATGGACTTCACCAAGACCGAGAAGATCGGCGCCCGCATCGATGAGCTGAAAAAAGAACCACACACCACCAAGGGCTACGACCACTGCTACGTCCTCCGTAATCAGGACGCCAAGCTCGCGCTCGCCGCCACGGTGAAAGACCCCAAGAGTGGCCGCGTGATGACGATCAGCACCACCGAACCTGGTATCCAGCTCTACTGCGGCAACTTCCTCGATGGGAGCGAAGGTGGCGGCGGATTTAAGCAGCACGAAGCGTTCTGCCTCGAGACGCAGCACTATCCCGATTCGCCGAACCAACCTGCCTTTCCAAGCACTGTGCTCAAGCCCGGCGCGAAGTATCAATCGACCACCGTCCACCAATTCTCGGTCGAGAAGTAA
- a CDS encoding RNA polymerase sigma factor — protein sequence MSRRVWHATEKCASDRVRSGVFAISSPALAFDWTLLFAQHDRWLRTVILARAGEAQAVDEVLQEVSLAAIKQQSPISDPARVAPWLYRLAVLQSLLYRRRCGRQRKLLYRATELRAVKHEATTHYDPSRWLMAEERAQMVREAMSQLASRDAEILLLKYTEHWSYAQMADHLGISLSAVETRLHRARARLRTLLESHALEVSFP from the coding sequence GTGAGCCGCAGAGTCTGGCACGCGACCGAGAAGTGCGCCAGCGATCGTGTGCGTAGCGGAGTTTTTGCAATTTCGTCCCCTGCCCTTGCCTTCGACTGGACCCTGCTTTTCGCCCAGCACGACCGCTGGCTGCGAACAGTAATCCTTGCGCGGGCTGGTGAAGCTCAAGCGGTCGACGAAGTGTTGCAAGAGGTTTCGCTCGCTGCGATCAAACAACAATCGCCGATCAGTGACCCCGCGCGTGTGGCCCCCTGGCTCTATCGCCTGGCAGTTCTGCAATCGCTTCTGTATCGGCGGCGCTGCGGCCGGCAACGCAAGCTGCTGTATCGCGCCACCGAACTTCGCGCTGTGAAGCACGAAGCAACAACGCACTACGATCCGTCACGCTGGTTGATGGCGGAAGAACGGGCCCAAATGGTCCGCGAAGCGATGTCGCAACTCGCCTCGCGCGATGCCGAGATCTTGCTCCTGAAGTACACCGAACATTGGTCCTACGCACAGATGGCCGACCACCTTGGTATCAGCCTCTCTGCTGTCGAAACACGTTTGCATCGAGCACGTGCGCGACTTCGCACGTTGCTTGAGTCGCATGCGTTGGAAGTGAGTTTTCCATGA
- a CDS encoding PDZ domain-containing protein: protein MNGSRYRRARAWIATCLAASLFPASSLLADEPRFEAKLVPVEVLGPDGQPQGQIVHQVEVVEIHDSDDAAKPVAASKAKGEDAQYGKTVAAATELPEYWLGVNLAEVPTIVRKHLKIKGGAIALDVVPESPAGKAGIQAEDILLEVEGTVIEQASDVLEGLKGAKGTPIKIKMVREGAPLLIEVTPSRRPQDAQATSNAATEEEDAVLVEQLTAELREIDAQLAKVMQDRNAAMQKMSQALTRKHKNIMLFAMRPGIAAQGTTPAINSTARLANGIVITVERLEKGPAKIVVEKEGKSWACTSDSYDSLPAELREEVKKYVDSAVVTALPWNMQGVRGTITLPHGVVVPSVPAMPMYAPATTITPAVRLPASAAQPQPATSSSKNNIPRESYAQVMEAVRRLSQSVGESQQRLEKQVTELQHQIEELRDKAAEAAAEKKAE from the coding sequence ATGAATGGCAGCCGTTATCGTCGGGCAAGAGCATGGATCGCTACTTGCCTCGCAGCCTCTCTTTTTCCCGCGTCGTCACTGCTCGCCGATGAGCCACGCTTCGAAGCCAAGCTGGTTCCGGTCGAGGTGCTCGGACCCGATGGTCAGCCGCAAGGCCAAATCGTGCACCAGGTGGAAGTGGTCGAAATCCACGATTCCGACGACGCTGCCAAGCCCGTCGCTGCATCGAAGGCCAAGGGTGAGGATGCTCAGTACGGCAAAACAGTAGCGGCCGCAACTGAGCTGCCTGAGTACTGGCTAGGGGTGAATCTCGCCGAAGTCCCCACCATCGTTCGTAAGCATTTGAAGATCAAGGGTGGAGCGATCGCGCTCGATGTGGTTCCAGAAAGTCCTGCTGGAAAAGCTGGCATTCAGGCCGAGGATATCCTTCTGGAAGTGGAAGGGACGGTCATCGAGCAAGCGAGTGATGTGCTCGAAGGATTGAAGGGGGCAAAAGGGACACCGATTAAAATCAAAATGGTGCGCGAAGGTGCTCCGCTGCTGATCGAAGTGACCCCGTCACGACGTCCGCAAGATGCACAGGCAACCAGCAACGCCGCTACCGAAGAAGAGGATGCAGTTCTGGTCGAGCAGCTCACTGCCGAGCTCCGCGAAATCGACGCGCAGCTGGCCAAAGTGATGCAAGATCGCAACGCTGCCATGCAAAAGATGTCGCAGGCGCTTACAAGGAAGCACAAGAACATCATGCTGTTTGCGATGCGTCCGGGAATCGCCGCCCAGGGCACCACACCCGCAATCAACTCCACAGCCCGTTTGGCTAATGGAATCGTGATCACCGTCGAACGTCTAGAAAAGGGTCCAGCCAAAATCGTTGTTGAAAAAGAGGGGAAGAGCTGGGCTTGTACCTCCGATTCATACGACAGTTTGCCCGCCGAGCTTCGCGAGGAAGTGAAGAAGTACGTCGATTCAGCTGTGGTAACTGCTCTGCCATGGAACATGCAGGGAGTGCGCGGCACCATCACGCTGCCACACGGTGTGGTTGTTCCCTCCGTCCCTGCCATGCCGATGTATGCTCCTGCCACAACGATTACGCCAGCTGTTCGTCTGCCTGCGTCTGCAGCACAACCTCAACCTGCCACGAGCTCTTCAAAGAACAACATTCCTCGAGAGTCGTATGCCCAAGTGATGGAAGCGGTTCGTCGGCTCAGTCAGTCGGTTGGCGAATCGCAGCAGCGGCTCGAAAAGCAAGTCACCGAGCTACAGCACCAGATTGAAGAGTTGCGAGATAAGGCCGCAGAAGCTGCTGCAGAGAAGAAAGCAGAGTAA